The Sporomusaceae bacterium genome includes a window with the following:
- a CDS encoding DUF3786 domain-containing protein: MTVVTDNLRQAYDLAYRKACAEFGRWQPADMAASGGAGFDGASGAIRLRYVNDDYLISWPGGEVVSTSGETVPNTVKIVLLHYLLRAGGLSLSGRLISFKEITSGGMIYLDAYNKRIINYLLGVFGDQPALLPAAGRAIGGTRALYGQYGLKINILPRLPVTFALWAGDEELPASASVLYDSSAPSYLPTEDLIEATAYCVRQLARAAKKLAAS, from the coding sequence ATGACGGTTGTGACCGACAACCTCAGACAGGCTTACGATCTCGCCTATCGAAAAGCCTGCGCCGAATTTGGGCGCTGGCAGCCAGCCGACATGGCCGCCAGCGGCGGGGCCGGCTTTGATGGCGCCAGCGGCGCCATCAGGCTGCGCTATGTGAATGACGACTATCTTATCAGCTGGCCCGGCGGCGAAGTGGTCTCGACCAGCGGCGAGACTGTACCTAATACTGTGAAAATCGTTCTTTTACATTACCTGCTGCGGGCCGGTGGTCTGTCGCTCAGCGGCCGCTTGATCTCCTTCAAGGAAATTACCAGCGGCGGCATGATATACCTCGACGCTTATAACAAAAGAATTATAAACTATCTTCTCGGTGTGTTCGGCGACCAGCCGGCCCTTCTGCCGGCGGCCGGACGGGCTATCGGCGGCACAAGGGCGTTATACGGACAGTATGGACTCAAAATTAATATTTTGCCGCGGCTGCCTGTCACGTTTGCCCTGTGGGCCGGCGACGAAGAACTGCCGGCCAGCGCCTCCGTTCTTTACGACAGCAGCGCGCCGTCATACCTGCCCACCGAGGATCTGATCGAGGCCACCGCCTACTGCGTGCGCCAGCTCGCGCGGGCCGCCAAGAAACTGGCTGCGAGTTAA
- a CDS encoding GTP-binding protein, translated as MRILLFGGFLGSGKTSVILQLAKRITASGQETVAIIENEIGEDGIDDKLLSAGGFTVKPLFGGCVCCQITSDLVSAVDEISRTLTPDWLIIEMTGLAVPGKVAKLIRRYDASGAKCKTITIVDAGRWAELKEVLEPLVVSQVQESDLVIVNKADIAGPDIEKTVADVRAIIGRATILTASAADPLAPELFEEVINLE; from the coding sequence ATGCGCATTCTTCTTTTTGGCGGTTTTCTGGGGTCGGGCAAGACGTCGGTAATTTTGCAGTTGGCTAAGCGGATTACCGCCTCGGGCCAAGAGACGGTGGCTATCATCGAAAATGAAATCGGCGAAGACGGTATTGACGACAAACTGCTTTCCGCAGGAGGGTTTACCGTCAAGCCGCTTTTCGGCGGCTGTGTGTGCTGTCAGATAACCAGTGACCTTGTTAGTGCGGTTGACGAAATATCGAGGACCCTAACGCCCGACTGGCTGATAATCGAAATGACCGGCCTGGCAGTGCCGGGCAAAGTCGCCAAGCTTATTCGCCGGTACGACGCCAGCGGCGCAAAGTGCAAGACAATCACCATCGTCGACGCCGGCCGCTGGGCGGAATTGAAGGAAGTGCTCGAACCGCTCGTCGTTTCCCAGGTGCAAGAGAGCGATCTGGTCATCGTAAACAAAGCCGATATCGCCGGACCGGATATAGAAAAGACGGTCGCTGACGTAAGGGCGATCATTGGCCGGGCGACGATACTGACTGCCAGCGCGGCAGATCCGTTGGCGCCTGAGCTGTTCGAGGAAGTGATTAACCTTGAGTGA
- a CDS encoding uroporphyrinogen decarboxylase family protein — translation MARDTMTAEERIVATINLEPVDRVVCAPIIEQYAGQFAGITNKEYMWDWEKAMQATEKVWEAFPVWDSNAYMIHGRYAPVGQKCGPGRLRMPGTELEDNAQYQIIEFEAMTRDDYALLKDKGFMEYRLTFLERAHQVSREEVTAAQKEMARLRQDEIDRTLRRGQSLTWGAIMGVVPFDNFSMMRSIDKFYKDMFQIGDQLDELLPIVNNATIAGCEAVTKMLGNNRVFVGAVRGAGQFISKKHFDRFVGPYMKILVEKLAEKNIVPILHCDADWTKNLEFFLELPKGKFVLEVDGATDIFKAHEILKGHCSIKGDVPAALFTVASASELDEYAKKLITTFKNGEGFMYSSGCNLPMNARHENVKAFFDAVEKYGRYN, via the coding sequence ATGGCCAGAGACACCATGACCGCCGAAGAACGGATTGTCGCGACCATCAACCTTGAGCCGGTGGACAGGGTGGTATGCGCGCCGATCATCGAGCAGTACGCCGGGCAGTTTGCCGGGATCACCAACAAAGAGTATATGTGGGACTGGGAAAAAGCAATGCAGGCCACGGAAAAAGTATGGGAAGCGTTCCCGGTATGGGACAGCAACGCTTATATGATCCACGGCCGCTACGCGCCCGTCGGTCAGAAGTGCGGCCCCGGCCGCCTGAGAATGCCTGGTACGGAGCTCGAGGACAACGCGCAGTATCAGATTATCGAGTTCGAAGCCATGACCAGAGACGATTATGCGCTGCTCAAGGACAAAGGGTTCATGGAATACCGGCTGACATTCCTGGAACGGGCTCATCAGGTCAGCCGCGAGGAGGTAACGGCTGCCCAGAAAGAAATGGCGAGGCTGCGCCAGGATGAGATCGATCGTACCCTCCGCCGCGGACAGAGCCTGACCTGGGGAGCGATTATGGGCGTGGTTCCCTTTGATAACTTTTCCATGATGCGCTCCATAGACAAATTCTATAAAGATATGTTCCAGATAGGCGACCAGCTTGACGAGCTGCTGCCGATAGTGAACAATGCTACCATCGCCGGCTGCGAAGCGGTGACGAAAATGCTCGGCAACAATCGGGTTTTTGTCGGGGCGGTCCGCGGGGCGGGACAATTCATCTCCAAGAAACACTTCGACCGGTTTGTCGGTCCATATATGAAAATCCTGGTGGAGAAGCTGGCGGAGAAAAACATCGTGCCTATCCTGCACTGTGATGCCGACTGGACCAAGAACCTGGAGTTTTTCCTCGAACTGCCGAAAGGCAAGTTTGTCTTGGAAGTTGACGGCGCCACCGATATCTTCAAGGCGCACGAAATACTGAAAGGGCACTGCTCCATCAAGGGCGACGTGCCGGCCGCCCTGTTCACCGTCGCTTCGGCCAGCGAGCTGGACGAGTACGCCAAGAAGCTTATCACCACCTTCAAGAACGGTGAAGGCTTCATGTACTCGTCGGGGTGCAATCTGCCCATGAACGCCAGGCATGAAAACGTCAAGGCGTTTTTCGACGCTGTCGAAAAATACGGCCGCTATAACTAG
- a CDS encoding cobalamin-dependent protein (Presence of a B(12) (cobalamin)-binding domain implies dependence on cobalamin itself, in one of its several forms, or in some unusual lineages, dependence on a cobalamin-like analog.): MSKIDLVKAMTELDEDAVLEGVKSQLAAGVPAMEILGQLQKGMEGVGKLYEAGDYYLSELIMSADVFGGAAALLNSALTEGGEMKTVGTMVLGTVKDDIHDIGKNIVSTILSCNGFKVVDLGVDVPIATFVEAVKAHKPQVVGMCCLLTTAFDIMRDTVAAVKAADKGAIVLVGGGPVDANVGKYVGADGVCKNAYEAVEACRKIAGVN; the protein is encoded by the coding sequence ATGAGTAAAATCGACCTTGTCAAGGCCATGACCGAGCTTGATGAAGATGCGGTGCTGGAGGGGGTAAAAAGCCAGCTTGCCGCGGGAGTTCCGGCAATGGAAATACTTGGCCAGCTGCAAAAAGGCATGGAAGGGGTCGGCAAGCTGTACGAAGCCGGCGACTACTACCTGTCGGAGCTGATCATGTCGGCCGACGTATTCGGCGGCGCGGCCGCGCTGCTTAATTCCGCCCTTACCGAGGGTGGAGAGATGAAAACCGTCGGTACCATGGTTCTGGGTACGGTAAAGGACGACATTCACGACATTGGCAAAAATATCGTTTCGACGATCCTGAGCTGCAACGGCTTCAAAGTAGTGGACCTGGGGGTAGATGTGCCGATAGCAACATTCGTTGAGGCCGTTAAGGCTCACAAGCCGCAAGTCGTCGGCATGTGCTGTCTGCTGACGACCGCTTTTGACATCATGCGGGATACGGTGGCGGCAGTCAAGGCGGCGGACAAAGGCGCCATTGTCCTGGTAGGAGGCGGCCCGGTGGACGCCAACGTAGGGAAATACGTGGGCGCGGACGGTGTGTGCAAGAACGCTTACGAGGCAGTGGAGGCCTGCAGGAAAATCGCGGGGGTGAACTAA
- a CDS encoding methyltetrahydrofolate cobalamin methyltransferase → MLIIGELINTSRKAIREAVEARNAGYIQEVARQQADAGADYLDVNCGNMVGQELEIMQWLVETIQQAVDTPLCIDSPDEGALRVGLSLLKPGYKPMINSISAEEKRFKAVAPLVREFNAKVVALCIEDAGMPASAEDRLRIATELVKALEIAGVAQDDIYLDPLVKPLSTNDRHGLEVLDAIRLIKDKFPAVHFTCGLSNISYGLPNRGVLNRLFVVQTMTAGMDGYILNPADKAMMGLVHASRALLGQDKYCAKYLKAHRKGLYE, encoded by the coding sequence ATGCTAATCATCGGAGAACTCATCAACACAAGCCGCAAAGCAATACGGGAAGCGGTCGAAGCACGAAACGCCGGATATATTCAGGAAGTGGCCCGTCAGCAGGCGGACGCCGGCGCAGATTACCTTGACGTAAACTGCGGGAATATGGTGGGGCAGGAACTGGAAATCATGCAGTGGTTAGTCGAGACCATCCAGCAGGCGGTTGATACGCCGCTGTGCATCGACAGCCCGGACGAAGGCGCACTGAGAGTGGGGCTAAGCCTGTTGAAGCCCGGCTATAAACCGATGATTAACTCCATCAGCGCCGAAGAAAAACGCTTTAAGGCGGTTGCCCCGCTGGTGCGGGAGTTTAATGCCAAAGTTGTGGCCCTGTGTATCGAAGATGCTGGTATGCCGGCTTCGGCTGAGGATAGACTGCGGATCGCCACCGAGTTGGTCAAGGCCTTGGAAATAGCGGGAGTAGCCCAGGACGATATTTATCTCGACCCGCTTGTCAAGCCGCTCAGTACAAACGACAGACATGGCTTGGAAGTACTGGACGCCATCAGACTCATAAAAGACAAATTCCCGGCGGTGCATTTTACCTGCGGCCTGAGTAACATTTCTTACGGCCTGCCGAATCGGGGGGTATTGAACAGGCTATTTGTAGTGCAGACAATGACGGCGGGAATGGACGGGTATATACTGAATCCCGCCGACAAAGCGATGATGGGCCTTGTTCACGCCTCGCGGGCCCTCCTTGGACAGGACAAATACTGCGCCAAATATCTCAAGGCCCATCGTAAGGGGCTGTACGAATAG
- a CDS encoding sigma 54-interacting transcriptional regulator: MANDKRTKKDNTLNLSELFDKFPNPIFVTDAQGNVLISNSTAAMTLGISQDQFLQGNVKDMVQKKYYTRSYAIEAVEKKCAIGGPLITARGITMMSSSTPVLDDDGEVILVVTTGYPKGINPKHTNDDYICRRKREMEYLRSRVLDKTDIVAESSAMRQILLMAHKIAQTESPVLLTGESGSGKEVLANYIHRHSTRSQEAFLAVNCATFPEQLVESELFGYEKGAFTGANTEGKMGLFEAAHRGTLFLDEIAELPLALQSKLLRVLETGEVRRIGSNVDRIIDFRLIAATNKDLEQMTEQGAFRRDLYYRLNVIPLRLPPLRERPEDILALSAKFLAHFNKKYDVNVELDPQTLDIFLKQNWPGNVRELRNLIERKVICSLHDYPSYCLEMAVSDTQDRSHSVDIFKQLGLSGTLREVLSAVEQKYIHNVLKACGGRIGEAANQLGIYRTILYRKLKSYEQNK, from the coding sequence ATGGCTAACGATAAAAGAACCAAAAAGGACAATACCTTGAATCTCTCCGAGTTGTTCGACAAGTTTCCCAATCCTATCTTTGTAACCGATGCGCAGGGAAATGTCTTGATCTCCAACTCCACCGCCGCCATGACATTAGGGATATCCCAGGATCAATTCCTACAAGGCAATGTTAAGGACATGGTCCAAAAGAAATATTACACCAGGTCGTACGCTATAGAAGCAGTCGAGAAAAAGTGCGCTATCGGCGGTCCGCTGATTACCGCCCGCGGTATTACCATGATGTCGTCCAGTACACCGGTGCTTGACGACGACGGCGAAGTAATTCTGGTTGTTACGACAGGCTACCCCAAGGGTATAAACCCTAAACATACCAACGACGATTATATATGCAGGCGCAAACGCGAAATGGAATATCTGCGCAGCCGCGTCCTCGACAAAACCGATATTGTTGCCGAAAGCTCGGCAATGCGACAAATTCTCCTTATGGCCCACAAGATTGCCCAGACCGAGAGCCCTGTACTGTTAACAGGCGAATCCGGTTCCGGCAAGGAAGTGCTGGCCAACTATATCCACCGGCATAGCACAAGATCACAGGAGGCATTCCTTGCCGTCAATTGCGCGACTTTTCCCGAACAATTGGTCGAATCCGAATTGTTCGGTTACGAAAAAGGCGCTTTCACCGGGGCCAACACCGAAGGAAAAATGGGCCTGTTTGAAGCGGCTCACCGCGGCACGTTATTTCTTGACGAAATCGCCGAGCTGCCTCTTGCCCTGCAGTCGAAACTGCTCAGGGTACTGGAAACAGGCGAGGTTCGGCGTATCGGCAGCAACGTCGACCGCATAATCGATTTCCGCCTGATTGCCGCCACCAATAAAGACCTTGAGCAAATGACTGAACAGGGAGCTTTTCGCAGAGATCTGTATTACCGGCTGAATGTTATTCCGCTACGCCTGCCGCCGCTTAGAGAGCGTCCGGAGGATATCCTCGCGCTTTCGGCCAAATTCCTGGCTCACTTCAACAAAAAGTACGATGTTAACGTTGAGCTCGACCCGCAAACTTTGGATATCTTCCTCAAACAGAACTGGCCCGGAAATGTGCGTGAACTCCGGAACCTGATCGAGCGCAAGGTTATCTGCAGCCTGCACGACTACCCGTCCTACTGCCTTGAGATGGCAGTATCCGATACGCAAGATCGCTCCCATTCGGTCGATATCTTCAAGCAACTTGGTCTCAGCGGCACGTTGCGGGAAGTCTTATCGGCGGTCGAACAGAAATATATCCATAACGTTCTCAAAGCGTGCGGGGGGCGCATCGGCGAGGCCGCGAACCAACTGGGGATCTACCGGACGATCCTTTACCGGAAGCTAAAGTCCTACGAACAAAATAAGTAA
- a CDS encoding MFS transporter, whose translation MEKPTRQRIVVILILFVTLVVAYLDRVNVAILVADEKFLTDMGIKGDPVAMGSLMSVFMATYALSQFLLSPLGDRIGPRKAMTLAVLFWIGSCFYGGLVSAFAGMIAARFILGIGEGMHWPMQMKVVKNWFPPQERARANSVWLVGLTAGTAIAMPFLVWVIGTWGWRSSFFVLAALGFIPLILVWFFITDYPRQSKRINQQELAYIESGLQAEEEKLAQQKPDQGTSMWQLWKSFLFNVDYWLCVIFYIFSCAVFFGLLTWIPSFLKQAMGFSWKSMGYWANAPYAVSMIGGLAAGWLTDKIPRKATLGVIHMLGAAVGVYGAAHSTGQIEAALWLILAVTALMIGLPGHWAIIQKVVPPAALGAGAGMESALGSAAGALTPMIIGYFIQVTGSYTGGLMVMSVFALIGMLAMIALWIRKV comes from the coding sequence GTGGAAAAACCCACCAGGCAACGGATTGTGGTCATCCTAATCCTGTTCGTGACATTGGTGGTCGCGTACCTCGACCGGGTCAATGTAGCAATTTTGGTCGCTGACGAAAAGTTTTTGACCGACATGGGCATTAAGGGCGATCCGGTTGCAATGGGGTCGCTTATGTCGGTATTCATGGCGACCTATGCGCTGTCGCAGTTCTTGCTGAGCCCGCTAGGCGACAGGATCGGGCCGCGCAAAGCGATGACCCTGGCGGTCCTTTTCTGGATTGGTTCCTGTTTTTACGGCGGTCTGGTGTCGGCTTTCGCCGGCATGATTGCTGCCCGCTTTATTCTCGGCATCGGCGAAGGCATGCACTGGCCAATGCAGATGAAGGTTGTGAAGAATTGGTTCCCGCCCCAGGAGCGGGCCAGGGCCAATTCAGTCTGGCTTGTAGGTCTGACAGCGGGAACGGCGATTGCCATGCCATTCCTGGTATGGGTTATCGGCACCTGGGGGTGGCGGTCGAGCTTCTTTGTTCTGGCGGCTTTAGGCTTCATACCGCTCATTCTCGTATGGTTCTTCATCACCGACTATCCCCGGCAGAGCAAAAGGATAAACCAGCAGGAACTCGCCTATATCGAGAGCGGTTTGCAGGCCGAAGAAGAGAAGCTGGCGCAGCAGAAGCCCGACCAGGGGACATCAATGTGGCAGCTCTGGAAAAGCTTTCTTTTCAATGTCGATTACTGGTTGTGCGTAATCTTCTATATCTTCAGCTGCGCCGTCTTTTTCGGACTGTTGACCTGGATTCCGTCCTTCCTGAAACAGGCGATGGGCTTTTCCTGGAAAAGCATGGGCTACTGGGCCAATGCTCCTTACGCAGTATCGATGATCGGGGGCCTCGCCGCCGGGTGGCTGACAGATAAGATTCCCCGCAAAGCGACGCTGGGTGTTATACACATGCTTGGGGCCGCGGTCGGCGTTTATGGGGCTGCCCACTCCACCGGGCAGATTGAAGCCGCGCTTTGGCTCATCCTCGCCGTTACGGCGCTGATGATCGGGCTGCCGGGACATTGGGCGATAATCCAGAAGGTTGTTCCACCTGCCGCCCTGGGCGCGGGTGCCGGAATGGAAAGTGCGTTAGGCAGCGCCGCGGGAGCTCTTACGCCGATGATCATCGGTTATTTCATCCAGGTCACCGGCAGTTATACCGGCGGGCTAATGGTTATGTCGGTGTTCGCCCTGATCGGCATGCTGGCGATGATCGCCCTCTGGATCCGCAAGGTGTAG
- a CDS encoding methyl-accepting chemotaxis protein → MEKLRALSGVMEIIRDVSAWDCSVLLCDAEAIILKYADAKTFPANVTIGEPAPGGLAKNAIETRKIATGIIPARVYGVPLKAICYPIIEEDGTISGVIGTATTLKVQEQLHTTAQAMAATSEEMAATTDELSKAAEKLAGNLTKAKSSGESVLGEINKTNDILRFVSDVASNSNLLGLNAAIEAARAGEHGRGFAVVAEEIRKMADNSSQSVRDIREILQNIQAEIRVVVEIVSQAAELGGNQLLATDQIRATMQDLANSAADIERVAEIA, encoded by the coding sequence GTGGAGAAGCTGAGAGCGCTGAGCGGTGTAATGGAAATAATCCGGGACGTGAGCGCGTGGGACTGCAGTGTGCTGCTCTGCGACGCCGAAGCTATCATTCTTAAGTATGCCGACGCGAAAACTTTTCCGGCAAACGTGACGATCGGGGAACCGGCGCCAGGCGGCCTGGCAAAAAACGCCATTGAAACCCGCAAAATAGCAACCGGCATTATCCCGGCGCGGGTGTACGGCGTTCCCCTCAAAGCCATCTGTTACCCGATAATCGAAGAGGACGGGACAATCTCCGGGGTTATAGGCACTGCGACCACCCTCAAGGTACAGGAGCAGCTCCATACTACAGCCCAGGCAATGGCGGCGACCTCCGAGGAGATGGCGGCGACGACCGACGAGCTGTCGAAAGCGGCCGAGAAGCTTGCAGGCAACCTTACAAAGGCGAAATCCTCGGGTGAGTCGGTGCTGGGCGAGATCAACAAGACCAACGACATTCTCCGGTTTGTCAGCGATGTGGCCAGCAATTCAAACCTTTTGGGACTCAATGCGGCAATCGAGGCCGCCCGGGCCGGTGAACACGGACGGGGGTTCGCCGTTGTCGCCGAGGAGATACGCAAGATGGCAGACAACAGTTCCCAATCGGTGCGCGATATCAGGGAAATTTTGCAGAACATCCAGGCGGAGATCCGTGTCGTTGTCGAGATTGTCTCCCAAGCGGCCGAGCTTGGCGGCAACCAGCTGCTTGCTACCGATCAGATCAGAGCTACCATGCAGGATTTGGCGAATTCGGCCGCAGATATTGAAAGAGTAGCCGAGATTGCTTAG
- a CDS encoding S-layer homology domain-containing protein → MRKLWTIVLIALFTFALSTTAFAAQTFNDVPAKHWAYDAVATLAKAGVIEGYGDGTFRGDKLMNRYEFAIATVKAIDRFDKADEAQKKLIDKLSAEFAAELNRMGARMAKVEAKTSTWLVGGDLRFRYFANDPKYPNATKLGGADTTDWRLRLKFSGNINENATVQGRLATNYGNKFGNNSVATEPFGSTVYIDTFNLTSKGFLGLDTFRLGRTPLDFIGNGLLGKPLGVDGVTLYKTFGDTKFIGFTGNIKDSTAVGAIKSPNQLTTAQFAYDVSKDFKMGLGYYWADIPGTSNAATTGMLAESGSFSTSHGYDLSFKYKFSGLTLLGDFVGTTLSKPVGVAGSPKGWAIQLSNGNGPGATAAYYQTSFLLVRPTVRGASAWMVGYRSIDPGTIPSGAGGFDTVAVSYAATPFNTYMHGTDNVKALYLVYQTVMDKNVVLSFEYQDIKVKNRAMTPSLTSNSLDNTYMVKVDCYF, encoded by the coding sequence GTGAGAAAACTGTGGACAATCGTTCTTATTGCCCTATTTACCTTCGCGCTCTCGACTACCGCGTTTGCCGCCCAGACTTTCAACGACGTACCTGCCAAGCACTGGGCCTATGACGCGGTAGCCACGCTGGCCAAAGCCGGAGTAATCGAAGGCTACGGCGACGGCACTTTCCGCGGCGACAAGCTCATGAACCGCTACGAGTTTGCCATCGCCACCGTTAAGGCCATCGACCGCTTCGACAAAGCCGACGAAGCTCAGAAAAAGCTTATCGACAAGCTGTCGGCCGAGTTCGCGGCCGAGCTCAACCGCATGGGCGCCCGCATGGCCAAGGTGGAAGCCAAGACCAGCACCTGGCTTGTCGGCGGCGACCTCCGCTTCCGCTATTTCGCCAACGATCCCAAGTATCCCAACGCCACCAAACTCGGCGGGGCGGACACCACCGACTGGCGGCTGCGCCTCAAATTCAGCGGCAACATCAACGAAAATGCCACCGTTCAGGGCCGCCTGGCCACCAACTACGGCAACAAATTCGGCAACAATTCGGTTGCAACTGAACCTTTCGGGTCCACCGTCTATATCGACACTTTCAACCTGACTTCCAAGGGCTTTCTCGGGCTCGACACTTTCCGGCTGGGCCGCACGCCCCTCGACTTCATCGGCAACGGCCTTCTCGGGAAACCGCTCGGCGTCGACGGCGTCACCTTGTACAAGACTTTCGGCGACACCAAGTTCATCGGCTTCACCGGCAACATCAAAGACTCCACTGCCGTTGGCGCCATCAAATCCCCGAATCAGCTGACGACCGCCCAGTTTGCCTACGATGTGTCGAAAGACTTCAAGATGGGCCTCGGCTACTACTGGGCCGATATCCCCGGCACCAGCAATGCGGCTACCACCGGTATGCTGGCCGAGAGCGGCTCTTTCTCGACTTCCCACGGTTATGACCTGTCTTTCAAGTACAAATTTAGCGGCCTGACCCTGTTGGGCGACTTTGTCGGCACAACCCTGAGCAAACCCGTCGGCGTTGCTGGCAGCCCCAAAGGCTGGGCCATCCAGCTGTCGAACGGCAACGGCCCGGGCGCAACGGCCGCCTACTACCAGACATCGTTCCTGCTTGTCCGTCCGACCGTGAGGGGCGCCAGCGCCTGGATGGTGGGGTATCGCAGCATCGATCCCGGAACCATCCCCTCCGGCGCCGGCGGCTTCGATACGGTCGCCGTCTCCTACGCCGCCACTCCCTTCAACACGTACATGCATGGCACCGATAACGTAAAAGCCCTTTATCTGGTGTATCAGACGGTCATGGACAAAAACGTCGTCCTATCCTTCGAATACCAGGATATTAAGGTCAAAAACCGCGCCATGACCCCCAGCCTGACCTCGAACAGCCTTGATAACACCTATATGGTCAAGGTCGATTGCTACTTCTAA
- a CDS encoding MFS transporter, translating to MGNNEQKFYGWYMVAVLWIIYLINLGFPLYGGAVINSFMIKDIPMDRMTYGAGFSLTNLFVGLGAIPAGMAVMKYGIRKTFAMGAVILVIGTVWLSQVATQPWHYLIGFGVLNGFGMAMGTMLPLATTVTRWFVRYRGRAMAIAMTASGFAGFIASPAINKFIQATGGNWRLAWLCVTAACVIAGIIAFMFIKERPQDHGQIPDGREATEAEKAAAAANPLYTKYAWTPSEAYKTASYWLTVLAAACSQWPFFFFTAHWIMHLRGKGINPADAAFAMGIFTMGGIAGRLISGWLMDRIPARFVMMLGLCCYFVGSFLALQASPSSLTVVYIAAACYGAGFGWCFVAQQTMLGHFFGPAAFPKLNGNLLAISAVLVSGAGIVGGRLFDIFKGYNEAFYLNVAMGVLGIVLLIFTTMPKAPNASDSAPSVKA from the coding sequence ATGGGTAACAACGAGCAAAAATTCTACGGTTGGTACATGGTTGCGGTATTATGGATTATCTATCTCATCAATCTTGGTTTCCCGCTTTACGGCGGCGCCGTCATCAACTCGTTCATGATCAAGGATATTCCGATGGATAGGATGACTTACGGCGCGGGCTTTTCGCTGACCAACCTTTTCGTCGGTCTGGGCGCCATCCCCGCCGGTATGGCGGTAATGAAGTACGGTATCAGAAAGACCTTCGCGATGGGCGCGGTGATTCTGGTCATCGGTACCGTATGGTTGTCCCAGGTGGCCACCCAGCCCTGGCACTACCTCATTGGTTTCGGTGTCTTGAATGGCTTTGGCATGGCTATGGGCACGATGCTGCCGCTGGCGACCACGGTTACCCGCTGGTTCGTCAGGTACCGCGGCCGGGCGATGGCTATCGCTATGACCGCTTCCGGTTTTGCCGGCTTCATCGCCTCGCCGGCCATAAACAAGTTCATTCAGGCCACCGGCGGCAATTGGCGTCTCGCCTGGCTCTGCGTTACCGCCGCCTGTGTCATCGCCGGAATCATCGCTTTCATGTTCATCAAAGAACGGCCGCAGGATCACGGCCAGATCCCCGACGGCCGGGAAGCGACCGAAGCCGAGAAAGCGGCGGCCGCCGCCAACCCGCTCTACACCAAATATGCCTGGACACCGTCCGAAGCTTACAAAACCGCCTCCTACTGGCTTACTGTCCTTGCCGCCGCCTGCAGCCAATGGCCGTTCTTTTTCTTCACCGCCCACTGGATTATGCACCTGCGCGGTAAAGGTATCAATCCCGCCGACGCCGCCTTCGCTATGGGCATCTTTACCATGGGCGGCATCGCCGGCCGACTCATCAGCGGTTGGCTGATGGACCGGATTCCCGCCCGCTTCGTCATGATGCTCGGGTTATGCTGTTACTTTGTCGGCTCTTTCCTGGCTCTTCAGGCCAGCCCGTCGTCTCTCACGGTGGTTTACATAGCCGCCGCGTGCTACGGCGCCGGTTTCGGCTGGTGCTTCGTCGCCCAGCAGACCATGCTCGGCCATTTCTTCGGCCCGGCCGCCTTCCCCAAACTCAACGGCAACCTGCTGGCCATCAGCGCCGTCCTCGTTTCCGGCGCAGGTATTGTCGGCGGCCGGCTGTTCGACATCTTCAAAGGCTACAACGAAGCCTTCTACCTCAACGTGGCTATGGGCGTGCTTGGTATCGTCCTGCTGATATTCACCACTATGCCTAAAGCGCCTAACGCCAGCGACAGCGCTCCCAGCGTCAAAGCCTAG
- a CDS encoding ferredoxin family protein: MTIKRQSAEELLGLNKFTVDEGHPHIVLDKSICARCDEKPCLVVCPAVLYTLKGGEINFDYAGCLECGTCRVMCKDKGITGWNYPRGTFGVSFRYG; this comes from the coding sequence ATGACAATCAAGCGGCAAAGTGCCGAGGAACTCCTTGGGCTCAACAAGTTCACCGTTGACGAGGGCCATCCGCATATCGTGCTAGACAAATCGATATGCGCTAGGTGTGACGAAAAGCCGTGCCTGGTGGTCTGCCCGGCTGTGCTTTACACGCTGAAGGGAGGGGAAATAAACTTCGATTACGCGGGCTGCCTGGAGTGCGGCACCTGCCGGGTTATGTGCAAGGACAAGGGAATAACCGGCTGGAATTATCCGCGGGGTACTTTCGGGGTGTCGTTCAGGTATGGGTAA